Proteins from a genomic interval of Schaalia odontolytica:
- a CDS encoding sugar-binding transcriptional regulator, producing MYYLQGQTMETIARHLQISRSSVSRLLAHAREVGLVRISVSASPGLKGTLAGQIADIFGIQVSVVPVHDVHTEVNRLHNVALVAAEHLTDMLFPGATLGIAWGNTTAEIARAMPHVPFPGSTVVQLNGAATATETEMPYAEAIITCAAKAIGGRIVNFPVPAFFDYADTKEALWRERSIKSVLTTIDNADVALFGVGSMSARLPSHVYSGGFLEPDEIAAAQNDGVVGDVCTVLIREDGSTDMHLNERASGPTPATLKKIPRRLCVVAGASKALPLLGALRAGVATDLVLDDGAAHELLDLVHTRAGHPRRRP from the coding sequence ATGTACTACCTGCAGGGGCAAACGATGGAGACAATCGCTCGCCACCTGCAGATATCGCGCTCCTCCGTATCACGACTCCTCGCGCACGCCCGCGAGGTCGGCCTGGTCCGCATCTCCGTCTCCGCCTCCCCTGGTCTCAAGGGCACCCTCGCCGGGCAGATCGCCGACATCTTTGGCATTCAGGTCTCCGTCGTCCCGGTCCACGACGTGCACACCGAGGTCAACCGCCTGCACAACGTCGCCCTCGTCGCCGCCGAGCACCTCACCGACATGCTCTTTCCCGGCGCCACCCTAGGAATCGCGTGGGGCAACACGACCGCCGAGATAGCGCGCGCGATGCCCCACGTGCCCTTCCCCGGTTCCACGGTCGTCCAGCTCAACGGAGCCGCCACCGCGACCGAGACCGAGATGCCGTACGCGGAAGCAATCATCACCTGTGCCGCCAAGGCCATCGGCGGACGCATCGTCAACTTCCCCGTCCCCGCGTTCTTCGACTACGCCGACACCAAGGAGGCGCTGTGGCGCGAGCGCTCCATCAAGTCGGTCCTCACAACAATCGACAACGCCGACGTCGCGCTCTTCGGTGTCGGCTCCATGTCGGCGCGCCTGCCCTCCCACGTCTACTCCGGTGGATTCCTTGAACCCGACGAGATAGCGGCGGCCCAAAATGACGGAGTCGTCGGCGACGTGTGCACGGTCCTCATCCGCGAGGACGGTTCGACCGACATGCATCTGAACGAACGAGCGTCGGGGCCGACCCCGGCGACGCTGAAGAAGATCCCCCGGCGCCTGTGTGTCGTCGCCGGAGCCTCCAAAGCCCTTCCGCTCCTCGGGGCTCTGCGCGCTGGGGTCGCGACCGACCTCGTGCTCGACGACGGGGCCGCGCACGAGCTGCTCGATCTCGTTCACACGAGGGCTGGCCACCCGCGGCGTCGCCCCTAG
- a CDS encoding lysine--tRNA ligase, with the protein MTDSSSAPTHAPSDDTPEQVKVRAAKRARLMEAGIPAYPVSLPITTTIRQVRERYGHLEAGEETEDYVGLAGRVVLARNGGKLCFATLMDGAGNKIQVMLSAASVGADSLAAYKNDVDLGDHLYVHGRVISSRRGELSIFATPAEVSEEARAAYDAAPTALPAPDASWAIASKALRPLPKTWTTEDGDEVTLSEDQRIRRRELDLITRPAARDMIRVRAAVNRSIRENFFRRDYIELETPMLQVIHGGAAARPFTTHMNALDMELYLRIATEIYLKRAVVGGVDRVFEMNRNFRNEGMDSSHSPEFTSLEAYEAYSDYNGMALLTRDLIQQAARDAFGLPEGEEIVRLADGTEYDLSGQWDRIDLYGSTSEALGEEVTVETPRETLVTYAERVGLEVDDYAVSGKIVEDIFEELVASKLWAPTFVYDFPEDTSPLTRYHRSRPGLTEKWDLYVRGFETATAYSELADPVVQRERFEAQALAAANGDPEAMVMDEDFLIAMEQGFPPCGGMGMGIDRLLMVLTGQGIRETIPFPLVKRLG; encoded by the coding sequence ATGACCGATTCTTCTTCCGCGCCCACGCACGCGCCCTCCGACGACACTCCCGAGCAGGTCAAAGTCCGCGCAGCCAAGCGCGCGCGCCTCATGGAGGCGGGGATCCCCGCGTATCCGGTGAGCCTGCCAATCACGACCACAATTCGTCAGGTCCGCGAGCGCTACGGCCACCTGGAGGCCGGCGAGGAGACCGAGGACTACGTGGGCCTGGCGGGCCGCGTCGTCCTGGCGCGCAACGGAGGCAAGCTGTGCTTCGCCACCCTCATGGACGGTGCGGGCAACAAGATTCAGGTGATGCTCTCCGCCGCCTCCGTTGGAGCGGATTCCCTGGCCGCGTACAAGAACGACGTGGATCTGGGCGACCACCTGTACGTCCACGGGCGCGTCATTTCCTCGCGGCGCGGCGAGCTGTCGATTTTCGCCACTCCCGCCGAGGTGAGCGAGGAAGCCAGGGCGGCATACGACGCCGCGCCCACCGCGCTTCCCGCCCCCGACGCCTCGTGGGCGATCGCCTCGAAGGCCCTGCGTCCCCTGCCTAAGACGTGGACGACCGAGGATGGCGACGAGGTCACGCTGTCGGAGGACCAGCGGATCCGCCGCCGCGAGCTGGACCTGATCACGCGCCCCGCCGCCCGCGACATGATTCGCGTGCGTGCCGCGGTGAACCGTTCGATCCGCGAGAACTTCTTCCGCCGCGACTACATCGAGCTGGAAACCCCGATGCTCCAGGTGATTCACGGGGGCGCCGCCGCCAGGCCCTTCACCACGCACATGAACGCGCTCGACATGGAGCTCTACCTGCGCATCGCCACCGAGATCTACCTCAAGCGCGCGGTCGTGGGCGGCGTGGACCGTGTCTTCGAGATGAACCGCAACTTCCGCAACGAGGGCATGGACTCCTCGCACAGCCCCGAGTTCACTTCCCTGGAGGCCTACGAGGCCTACTCGGACTACAACGGCATGGCGCTCCTGACGCGCGACCTCATTCAACAGGCTGCTCGCGACGCCTTCGGCCTGCCCGAGGGCGAAGAGATCGTGCGCCTGGCCGACGGCACCGAGTACGACCTGTCGGGGCAGTGGGATCGCATCGACCTGTACGGCTCGACGTCGGAGGCTCTGGGCGAGGAGGTCACGGTGGAGACGCCGCGCGAAACCCTCGTCACGTACGCCGAGCGCGTCGGCCTGGAGGTCGACGACTACGCGGTGAGTGGCAAGATCGTCGAGGACATCTTCGAGGAGCTCGTCGCCTCCAAGCTGTGGGCGCCCACCTTCGTCTATGACTTCCCCGAGGACACCTCGCCGCTGACCCGTTACCACCGCTCCCGCCCCGGCCTGACCGAGAAGTGGGATCTGTACGTGCGCGGCTTCGAGACGGCGACCGCCTACTCCGAGCTGGCCGACCCGGTTGTCCAGCGCGAGCGCTTCGAGGCGCAGGCCCTCGCGGCCGCCAACGGCGACCCGGAGGCGATGGTCATGGACGAGGACTTCCTGATCGCCATGGAGCAGGGATTCCCGCCGTGCGGCGGCATGGGTATGGGAATCGACCGCCTGCTCATGGTGCTGACGGGCCAGGGGATCCGCGAGACGATCCCCTTCCCGCTGGTCAAGCGCCTGGGCTGA
- a CDS encoding carbohydrate kinase family protein produces the protein MASRAPAASQFAVYGPTFLDVVMGPLDGPPVPGREAWVEGALMCAGGAANQAIALARLGVPVRLHARVGVDQMGQFVDGMLAREGVDTSSCERVGDQNVTVSLSFDGDRAMTTRGTTALPRLGGDAPACLLADVRGISANSEVVSSWRERGTWVLADTAWDEAGAWDPADLEALRVADVCTPNEEEALAYARTESVEEAARWFASFGCDCVVTCGKNGVVACVDGQILHVPAPAVSAVDTTGAGDVFSAALAWARRARRMPWPEALALACAAAAHSTQGIGGSSSAPYAADLPGA, from the coding sequence GTGGCATCTCGAGCACCCGCCGCATCTCAGTTCGCGGTGTACGGTCCGACCTTCCTTGACGTGGTCATGGGTCCCCTCGATGGTCCTCCGGTTCCCGGCCGCGAAGCCTGGGTGGAGGGAGCGCTCATGTGCGCGGGCGGCGCGGCCAATCAGGCGATTGCGCTGGCTCGCCTGGGCGTACCCGTGCGCCTGCATGCTCGCGTGGGCGTCGATCAGATGGGTCAGTTCGTGGACGGGATGCTCGCACGCGAGGGCGTGGACACCTCCTCGTGTGAGCGCGTGGGCGATCAAAACGTCACTGTCTCCCTGTCCTTCGACGGCGATCGCGCGATGACCACGCGCGGGACGACCGCGTTGCCGCGTTTGGGGGGCGACGCGCCGGCGTGCCTGCTCGCAGACGTGCGGGGAATCAGCGCGAATAGTGAGGTTGTGTCCTCCTGGCGCGAGCGCGGGACGTGGGTGCTGGCGGACACGGCATGGGACGAGGCCGGGGCCTGGGATCCGGCCGACCTGGAGGCCTTGCGCGTGGCTGACGTGTGCACGCCCAACGAGGAGGAGGCGCTCGCCTACGCGCGCACCGAGAGCGTGGAGGAAGCTGCGCGTTGGTTTGCGTCGTTTGGGTGCGACTGCGTGGTCACGTGCGGCAAGAACGGCGTGGTTGCGTGCGTCGATGGGCAGATCCTGCACGTGCCCGCACCCGCGGTGAGCGCGGTGGATACGACGGGCGCGGGGGATGTCTTTTCGGCGGCCCTGGCCTGGGCGCGCCGAGCGCGCCGTATGCCGTGGCCCGAGGCGCTCGCCCTCGCCTGTGCGGCCGCCGCCCACTCCACGCAGGGGATCGGCGGATCCTCGTCAGCTCCCTACGCGGCCGACCTCCCGGGCGCGTGA
- a CDS encoding 6-phospho-beta-glucosidase, which translates to MPAMQLTIVGGGGFRVPAMIDVLARSRSGRGDYASLDVDRVILYDTDMRRLDAMMAVLSALGFPHSPAVRGTTDINEALPGADFVFSAMRVGGTCGRVLDEHCGLDNGLLGQETVGVGGYCYAFRSLGPALELARDAERLCPNAWLINFTNPAGIITQAMRSVLGERVIGICDTPIGLVNRTLNALGVPEEERTDVSFDYVGLNHLGWLRSLSVDGHDILPRLFADDAALGSMEESRAIGTDWIRALGALPNEYLFYYYCHREAMARIHRDQTRGEYLRDQQEAFYNAVLSDPEQAGQTWIDALADREATYMAEARDVDDRSGRRAEDIAGGGYQKVALDLMNALATSTPARMILNVGNGDGGFSSIPTLRDTDVVEVPCDVDASGVHPIPVAPLSGAALGLVQSVKACENLVIDAARERDRSLAWQALALHPLVDSVNVARDVLDQAIRTNPLVAAAFD; encoded by the coding sequence ATGCCCGCCATGCAGCTCACCATCGTCGGAGGAGGGGGCTTCCGGGTCCCCGCGATGATCGACGTCTTGGCCCGTTCACGCTCAGGTCGCGGCGACTACGCCTCCCTCGACGTCGACCGCGTCATCCTGTACGACACCGACATGCGCAGGCTTGACGCGATGATGGCCGTGCTGTCCGCATTGGGCTTCCCGCACTCTCCGGCCGTGCGCGGAACGACGGACATCAACGAGGCGCTTCCGGGAGCCGACTTCGTGTTCTCCGCGATGCGCGTGGGCGGGACCTGCGGGAGGGTCCTCGACGAACACTGCGGCCTCGACAACGGCTTGTTGGGGCAGGAGACCGTCGGCGTGGGCGGTTACTGCTACGCGTTCCGATCGCTCGGGCCGGCACTCGAGTTGGCCCGCGACGCGGAACGCCTGTGCCCGAACGCCTGGCTCATCAACTTCACGAACCCGGCCGGGATCATCACCCAGGCGATGCGTTCCGTGCTCGGCGAGCGCGTCATCGGCATCTGCGACACCCCCATCGGGCTCGTCAACCGCACGCTGAACGCCCTGGGCGTTCCCGAGGAGGAGCGCACCGACGTGTCCTTCGACTACGTGGGCCTCAACCACCTCGGCTGGCTGCGTTCCCTCTCAGTCGACGGCCACGACATTCTCCCGCGCCTCTTCGCCGACGACGCGGCCCTGGGATCGATGGAAGAATCCCGCGCCATCGGCACGGACTGGATTCGCGCGCTGGGCGCCCTCCCCAACGAATACCTCTTCTACTACTACTGTCATCGCGAAGCCATGGCCCGCATCCACCGGGACCAGACCCGCGGCGAGTACCTGCGCGATCAGCAGGAAGCCTTCTACAACGCCGTCCTCTCCGACCCCGAGCAGGCGGGACAAACGTGGATCGATGCGCTCGCCGACCGGGAGGCGACCTACATGGCCGAGGCCCGCGACGTCGACGACCGCTCCGGCAGGCGCGCCGAGGACATCGCGGGCGGAGGCTACCAGAAGGTGGCCCTTGACCTCATGAATGCGCTCGCCACGAGCACTCCGGCGCGCATGATCCTCAACGTCGGTAACGGCGACGGCGGCTTCTCCTCGATTCCGACGCTGCGCGACACGGACGTCGTCGAGGTTCCCTGCGACGTCGACGCCTCCGGCGTCCATCCGATTCCGGTCGCCCCCTTGAGCGGCGCTGCCCTCGGCCTCGTCCAATCCGTGAAGGCCTGCGAGAATCTCGTCATCGACGCCGCCCGCGAGCGCGACCGCAGCCTCGCGTGGCAGGCGCTGGCGCTGCACCCCCTGGTCGACTCGGTCAACGTCGCGCGCGACGTGCTCGATCAGGCGATCCGCACAAATCCGCTGGTTGCCGCCGCCTTCGACTGA
- a CDS encoding PIG-L deacetylase family protein produces the protein MDTVLGIYAHPDDADVDAGGTLARFAREGSRVVVAVVTDGDAGGSDQELHQRMAELRRDEQRRACEQLGVTELVFFDGYPDGMVTPSHGLVRDIVALIRRVKPNLILTLSPEYNWSSIYANHPDHRAVGAAVTDAVYPAARNPFALPELLEEGLEPHVVEEVWFQGGPSTNHVVELDRSDIEAKVRAVREHVTQFDDLDRMESWIRQGTRDAGRPHGYAGGEEFFRWDTRG, from the coding sequence ATGGATACCGTGCTCGGAATTTACGCCCACCCCGATGATGCGGACGTGGACGCGGGCGGGACTCTCGCTCGCTTCGCGCGCGAAGGATCGAGGGTCGTTGTCGCCGTTGTCACGGACGGCGATGCGGGAGGCTCTGACCAGGAACTGCATCAGCGGATGGCGGAGTTGCGTCGCGATGAACAGCGCCGCGCGTGCGAGCAGCTGGGCGTCACGGAGCTCGTCTTCTTCGACGGCTACCCCGACGGTATGGTGACCCCGTCCCACGGCCTCGTGCGCGATATCGTCGCCCTCATTCGGCGCGTGAAGCCGAACCTGATCCTCACACTTTCGCCCGAATACAACTGGTCGTCCATCTACGCCAATCACCCGGACCACCGGGCCGTGGGCGCCGCGGTCACGGACGCCGTCTATCCGGCCGCGCGCAACCCCTTCGCGTTGCCCGAGCTGCTTGAGGAGGGCCTGGAACCCCACGTCGTCGAAGAGGTGTGGTTCCAAGGTGGACCGTCGACGAACCACGTCGTCGAGCTGGACCGCTCGGACATCGAGGCCAAGGTCAGGGCGGTGCGCGAGCACGTCACCCAATTCGACGACCTCGATCGGATGGAGTCCTGGATCCGACAGGGCACCCGCGATGCGGGGCGTCCCCACGGATACGCGGGGGGAGAAGAGTTCTTCCGCTGGGACACGCGCGGGTGA
- a CDS encoding ABC transporter substrate-binding protein translates to MNRRFVTATALIGAASMLMAACSQGGSASSEAGTSLTLRLWDDQAAQAYEAALPAFTEETGITVNVEVVPWSDYFTGLRSELAAGTGPDVFWSNTNNYTEYARGGKIVNIDEEFPASERDGWLQGAIDQYTVDGKLYGVPVLTDPSIAVYYNKSLLDAAGVSIEDLQNLSWDPSASTDSLREITRKLTLDSSGRNAADPAFDADHIVQYGYNAALDGQAMLIPYLGSAGATLQDESGHFTFASPEGDAAVGYLVDLINKEHVAPSAADTNDNGDFSRDQFLQGKIALFQSGSYNLANVAEGASFEWGLAPQPKGPAGAVTVGNSVVAAGSTASANPEAQHKLLAWLAGKDGGAALGKTGAGFPANEKAQGTWTAYWSDKGVDTSVMAKTPSGTIMAPFGAKLGAAMDAYNGVLKEVFLGRTGVHEGVQAAQDAANAAIDQ, encoded by the coding sequence ATGAATAGGCGTTTTGTTACCGCTACCGCTCTGATTGGTGCCGCGTCGATGCTGATGGCCGCCTGCTCGCAGGGTGGCAGCGCGTCGAGTGAGGCGGGCACGTCCCTGACCCTGCGTCTGTGGGATGATCAGGCTGCCCAGGCGTACGAGGCGGCGCTCCCCGCGTTCACCGAAGAAACGGGGATCACGGTCAACGTCGAGGTCGTCCCGTGGTCGGACTACTTCACGGGCCTGCGTTCTGAGCTCGCCGCAGGCACCGGACCGGACGTCTTTTGGTCCAACACGAACAACTACACCGAGTACGCCCGGGGCGGCAAGATCGTCAACATTGACGAGGAGTTCCCCGCCTCCGAGCGCGACGGCTGGCTTCAGGGGGCCATCGATCAGTACACGGTTGACGGAAAGCTCTACGGCGTCCCGGTCCTCACCGATCCGTCGATCGCGGTGTACTACAACAAGTCCCTCCTGGATGCGGCCGGCGTGAGCATCGAGGACCTGCAGAACCTGTCGTGGGATCCGAGCGCCTCCACCGACTCTCTGCGGGAGATCACCCGCAAGCTGACGCTGGACTCGTCGGGCCGCAACGCGGCTGACCCTGCCTTCGACGCGGACCACATCGTCCAGTACGGATACAACGCCGCGCTGGATGGCCAGGCCATGCTCATTCCGTACCTGGGTTCGGCCGGTGCCACACTGCAGGACGAGAGCGGGCACTTTACGTTCGCGAGTCCCGAGGGCGACGCCGCAGTCGGCTACCTGGTGGACCTCATCAACAAGGAGCACGTGGCCCCCTCGGCGGCCGATACGAACGATAACGGCGACTTCAGCCGTGATCAGTTCCTGCAGGGCAAGATCGCTCTGTTCCAGTCCGGTTCCTACAACCTGGCAAACGTGGCCGAGGGTGCGTCCTTCGAGTGGGGTCTGGCTCCCCAGCCGAAGGGTCCCGCAGGTGCCGTGACGGTCGGTAACTCCGTCGTCGCCGCCGGTTCGACGGCGAGCGCGAACCCCGAGGCTCAGCACAAGCTGCTGGCGTGGCTGGCTGGCAAGGACGGCGGTGCCGCACTGGGCAAGACCGGTGCCGGCTTCCCCGCGAACGAGAAGGCCCAGGGGACGTGGACCGCGTACTGGTCGGACAAGGGCGTCGACACCTCGGTCATGGCGAAGACCCCCTCGGGCACGATCATGGCTCCCTTCGGCGCGAAGCTGGGCGCGGCAATGGACGCGTACAACGGGGTACTCAAGGAGGTCTTCCTGGGACGCACCGGCGTGCATGAGGGCGTCCAGGCTGCCCAGGACGCCGCCAACGCGGCGATCGATCAGTAG
- a CDS encoding carbohydrate ABC transporter permease, with product MSSSKSHSRRPWWSTLGIYAGLSLAAFVMVIPLLFSFVTAFKSPQDFASHSPFALPSPPSLASFQAILTGRVNFGDAIITTLLVVVVMVVGQLVSSVLAAYAFARIEFPGREVIFWLFLGTMMIPASVLVIPLYLMMAKMGLNNTFWGIVLPFVFASPYAVFLLRQSFRQIPQEIIDAATMDGAGQMRILFSIVVPVSKPIISTLVLITVVSQWNSFMWPRIIAATRPRVLTVATAALQSQYNANWTYVMAATTIALVPLIALFIVFQRHIVESIALTGIK from the coding sequence ATGAGCTCGTCTAAGTCGCACTCGCGTCGGCCCTGGTGGTCAACCCTGGGGATCTACGCGGGGCTGTCGCTGGCCGCATTCGTCATGGTCATCCCGCTGCTCTTCAGCTTCGTCACGGCCTTCAAGTCGCCCCAGGACTTCGCTTCGCACTCGCCGTTCGCGCTGCCCTCGCCGCCCTCCCTGGCCTCGTTCCAGGCGATCTTGACGGGACGAGTCAACTTCGGCGACGCGATCATCACGACGCTTCTCGTGGTCGTGGTGATGGTCGTCGGGCAGCTGGTGTCCTCCGTGCTGGCCGCCTACGCGTTTGCGCGCATCGAGTTCCCGGGACGCGAAGTCATCTTCTGGCTCTTCCTGGGCACCATGATGATTCCGGCGTCGGTCCTCGTCATCCCGCTGTACCTCATGATGGCGAAGATGGGGCTCAACAACACCTTCTGGGGCATCGTCCTGCCCTTCGTGTTCGCCTCGCCCTACGCGGTGTTCCTGCTGCGTCAGTCGTTCCGTCAGATCCCCCAGGAAATCATCGACGCGGCGACCATGGACGGTGCCGGGCAGATGCGCATCCTCTTCTCCATCGTCGTTCCCGTGTCGAAGCCGATCATTTCGACGCTCGTGCTCATCACGGTTGTGAGCCAGTGGAACTCATTCATGTGGCCGCGGATCATTGCCGCGACCAGGCCACGCGTCCTCACGGTTGCGACGGCCGCGCTGCAGAGCCAGTACAACGCGAATTGGACGTACGTCATGGCGGCGACGACCATCGCGCTCGTGCCCCTGATCGCTCTGTTCATTGTCTTCCAACGACACATCGTTGAATCGATTGCCCTGACGGGCATCAAGTAA
- a CDS encoding carbohydrate ABC transporter permease codes for MSKRASRTRHALAGYAFLSPALIGVLIFMVVPIGVIMWVSLYRWDLIGDTRYVGLANVANVLSDPVFLSSLRTTILFVLLVVPIQIILGLLLANLLTKGVRGTVVYRTLIVIPWIAPPLALGVVWSWIFAPTGGLLSALAGTRLEILVSPTWALPAAAFVVVWSNVGYTALFFIAGLLAIPRELTEAATVDGASSSQVFWHIKMPLLRPTFFFVSVTSVISVFNVFDQIYALTKGGPSGSTEVLAYLIYKEAFETGNVGRAAVMACVMMLLLMCLTLAQNLYFRKRTTYELV; via the coding sequence ATGAGCAAGCGAGCGTCTCGGACGCGCCACGCACTCGCCGGATATGCGTTCCTGTCGCCCGCCCTGATCGGCGTTCTTATCTTCATGGTTGTGCCCATCGGCGTCATCATGTGGGTGAGCCTGTACCGGTGGGATCTGATCGGGGATACGCGATACGTGGGCCTGGCCAATGTCGCGAACGTGCTGAGCGACCCGGTCTTCCTGTCGTCCCTGCGCACGACGATTCTCTTCGTCCTCCTCGTGGTCCCCATTCAGATCATCCTGGGCCTACTCCTCGCGAACCTGCTGACGAAGGGCGTGCGAGGAACCGTGGTCTATCGCACGCTCATCGTTATCCCGTGGATCGCGCCTCCGCTGGCCCTCGGCGTCGTGTGGTCGTGGATCTTCGCCCCCACCGGCGGCCTCCTCTCAGCGCTTGCGGGCACTCGACTAGAAATTCTCGTGTCGCCCACCTGGGCGCTGCCGGCGGCGGCTTTCGTCGTCGTCTGGTCGAACGTGGGGTACACGGCGCTCTTCTTTATCGCCGGATTGCTTGCGATCCCGCGTGAGCTCACCGAGGCCGCGACCGTGGACGGCGCCTCCTCCTCGCAGGTGTTTTGGCACATCAAGATGCCCCTCCTGCGCCCGACCTTCTTCTTTGTCTCGGTCACCTCCGTGATCTCGGTCTTCAACGTTTTCGATCAGATCTACGCCCTGACCAAGGGCGGGCCGTCCGGCTCCACCGAGGTCCTCGCCTATCTGATCTACAAGGAGGCCTTCGAAACCGGAAATGTCGGCCGCGCCGCAGTCATGGCGTGCGTGATGATGCTGCTCCTGATGTGCCTGACGCTGGCCCAGAACCTGTACTTCCGGAAGAGGACCACGTATGAGCTCGTCTAA
- the panD gene encoding aspartate 1-decarboxylase, with product MMEMTREMAIGKIHRATVTGADLHYVGSITVDEDLLDAANIVPGQKVDVADVNNGERLSTYTIAGERGSGTVQLNGAAAHRVRVGDLVIIMAYAQVPESLVRQVKPSVVFVDEANAIVEAGDCPGRVPEDSARARELGLKSSGA from the coding sequence ATGATGGAGATGACCCGCGAGATGGCCATCGGCAAGATCCACCGCGCCACCGTCACCGGTGCCGATCTGCACTACGTCGGCTCGATCACGGTGGATGAGGACCTGCTGGACGCGGCCAACATCGTGCCCGGGCAGAAGGTTGACGTCGCCGACGTCAACAATGGCGAGCGCCTGTCCACCTACACGATCGCGGGCGAGCGAGGCAGCGGCACCGTCCAGCTCAACGGTGCGGCCGCCCACAGGGTCAGGGTCGGCGACCTGGTCATCATCATGGCCTACGCCCAGGTCCCCGAGTCCCTCGTGCGTCAGGTGAAGCCGTCCGTCGTCTTCGTCGACGAGGCCAACGCGATCGTCGAGGCTGGCGACTGTCCGGGGCGCGTTCCCGAGGACTCCGCGCGTGCCCGCGAGCTGGGGCTGAAGAGCTCGGGGGCCTGA
- the panC gene encoding pantoate--beta-alanine ligase, translated as MTHRPILTHTRDQLAEALARLPGTKALVMTMGALHAGHLQLVREAHALADHVIVTIFVNPTQFAPGEDFDAYPRTLGADMDALETVGADLVWAPSPQDVYPAPATVSIDPGPVARVLEGKTRPTHFAGVALVCTKVVNLVRPDVALYGQKDAQQLAVLRTVFSQLDIPVRVHAVPIVRDRDGVALSSRNQYLSEEERVRARALSRALRRGVEVAEAGAEPGSVISACRAVIDAEDGIDLDYIALVDAGTFEILAGTDGVPLGEAEAAPTLLTDGSRAGRVLIAAKVGSTRLIDNMEVALRGPVRLEGDEARAGGASEETGARA; from the coding sequence ATGACGCATCGTCCCATCCTCACCCACACGCGCGACCAGCTGGCCGAGGCGCTCGCCCGCCTGCCCGGAACGAAGGCGCTCGTGATGACCATGGGTGCCCTGCACGCCGGGCACCTGCAGCTCGTGCGAGAGGCCCACGCGCTCGCCGACCACGTCATCGTCACGATCTTCGTCAACCCGACCCAGTTCGCTCCCGGAGAGGACTTCGACGCCTATCCGCGAACCCTGGGGGCGGACATGGACGCCCTCGAAACGGTGGGAGCGGACCTCGTGTGGGCTCCGTCCCCGCAGGACGTGTATCCGGCTCCCGCGACGGTCTCCATTGATCCGGGGCCCGTCGCGCGCGTCCTCGAAGGAAAGACGCGCCCCACGCACTTCGCAGGAGTCGCCCTCGTGTGCACCAAGGTCGTCAACCTCGTGCGCCCGGACGTGGCCCTGTACGGCCAGAAGGACGCCCAACAGCTGGCCGTCCTGCGCACCGTCTTCTCCCAGCTTGACATCCCCGTGCGCGTCCACGCGGTGCCGATCGTGCGCGACCGGGACGGCGTGGCCCTGTCCAGCCGCAACCAATACTTGAGCGAGGAGGAGCGCGTGCGCGCCCGCGCGCTGTCTCGTGCACTGCGCCGGGGCGTGGAGGTGGCCGAGGCGGGGGCAGAACCCGGGAGCGTCATCTCCGCGTGCCGAGCGGTCATCGACGCGGAGGACGGCATCGACCTGGACTACATCGCCCTCGTGGATGCGGGAACCTTCGAGATCCTCGCGGGAACCGACGGCGTGCCACTCGGGGAGGCAGAGGCAGCGCCGACGCTGCTGACCGACGGCTCGCGTGCCGGGCGAGTCCTCATCGCCGCCAAGGTCGGCAGTACCCGCCTCATCGACAACATGGAGGTGGCGTTGCGCGGCCCTGTGCGGCTCGAGGGGGACGAGGCCCGAGCGGGCGGTGCATCGGAGGAGACGGGGGCGCGCGCATGA